One part of the Helicobacter cetorum MIT 99-5656 genome encodes these proteins:
- the mraY gene encoding phospho-N-acetylmuramoyl-pentapeptide-transferase, with the protein MLYYLYSYFNINLFQYLTFRAGLGFFIGFFLTLFLMPKFILWAKKKKANQPISSYILNHKNKKDTPTMGGIVFVFSTIIASLLCASLGNLYVLLGIIVLVGFSFVGFRDDYTKISQKSNAGISAKTKFGMLFVISVIVSILLSFKGLDTFLYLPFLKNPLFEMPIILAISFWVLIFLSTSNAVNLTDGLDGLATVPSIFTLLSLSVFVYVAGNAEFSKYLLYPKVVDAGELFVVSLALIGSLFGFLWYNCNPASVFMGDSGSLALGGFIAYNAIVSHNEILLVLMGSIFVVETLSVILQVGSYKTRKKRLFLMAPIHHHFEQKGWAENKVIVRFWIISMLSNLIALLSLKVR; encoded by the coding sequence ATGCTCTATTATTTATATAGCTATTTTAATATTAATCTTTTTCAATACCTAACCTTTAGAGCGGGGCTAGGGTTTTTTATCGGATTTTTTTTAACACTTTTTTTAATGCCCAAATTCATTTTATGGGCAAAAAAGAAAAAGGCTAATCAGCCTATTTCTAGCTATATTTTAAACCATAAGAATAAAAAGGACACCCCTACTATGGGGGGCATTGTTTTTGTCTTTTCCACTATTATTGCAAGTTTATTGTGTGCGTCTTTAGGTAATCTTTATGTGTTGCTAGGAATCATTGTGTTAGTGGGCTTTAGTTTTGTAGGTTTTAGAGATGACTACACCAAAATTAGTCAAAAAAGTAATGCCGGAATAAGTGCGAAAACAAAATTTGGCATGCTTTTTGTGATTTCGGTTATTGTATCTATCCTATTGAGTTTTAAGGGACTAGATACTTTCTTGTATTTGCCTTTTTTGAAAAACCCTTTGTTTGAAATGCCTATAATCTTAGCGATTAGCTTTTGGGTATTAATCTTTTTATCCACAAGTAATGCCGTGAATTTAACCGATGGATTAGATGGTCTAGCCACTGTGCCTAGCATTTTTACCTTACTCAGTCTTTCAGTCTTTGTGTATGTGGCTGGAAATGCGGAATTTTCCAAATACTTGCTTTATCCAAAAGTGGTTGATGCAGGGGAATTGTTTGTGGTCTCTTTGGCTCTCATAGGCTCACTCTTTGGCTTTTTATGGTATAACTGCAATCCTGCAAGCGTGTTTATGGGAGATAGTGGGAGCTTAGCCTTAGGGGGGTTTATCGCTTATAATGCCATTGTTTCGCATAATGAAATCTTGCTTGTTTTAATGGGGTCTATTTTTGTTGTAGAAACTTTGTCAGTGATTTTACAAGTAGGAAGTTATAAAACCCGTAAAAAACGCCTTTTTTTAATGGCACCCATTCATCATCATTTTGAGCAAAAGGGTTGGGCAGAAAATAAAGTGATTGTGCGTTTTTGGATAATTTCTATGTTAAGTAATTTAATCGCTCTTTTAAGCTTGAAGGTGCGTTGA
- a CDS encoding HpaA family protein translates to MKNSFLSKNIKVCFKALVALGLSSVLFGCAMKSVSNTQTPLSQESHKQVQTHEQLQTSSEHVTPLNFNYPVHIAQAPSNNHFVGILVPHIQVSDNLKPYINQFQDALVNQIQSIFEKRGYQVLRFQDKNALSLQDKKKIFSVLDLKGWVGILEDLKMNLKDPNKPNLDTLVDQSSGSVWFNFYEPESNRVIHDFGVEVGTFQAITHTITYKDNNSGGFNSVDSVEQTSLEKNKKDAIHKILNRMYAVVMKRVIAELTEDNISKYRNAIDKMKGFKKPIPKR, encoded by the coding sequence ATGAAAAATTCGTTTCTTTCTAAAAATATTAAGGTTTGTTTTAAGGCATTAGTCGCCTTGGGGCTTTCAAGCGTGCTATTTGGGTGTGCAATGAAATCAGTTAGCAACACCCAAACACCATTATCTCAAGAGAGCCACAAGCAGGTTCAAACCCATGAACAATTACAAACAAGTTCAGAGCATGTTACACCACTCAACTTTAATTATCCAGTGCATATCGCCCAAGCTCCATCAAACAACCACTTTGTAGGCATTTTAGTGCCACACATTCAAGTGAGTGATAATTTAAAACCCTATATCAATCAATTTCAAGACGCTTTAGTGAATCAAATTCAGAGTATTTTTGAAAAAAGGGGTTATCAAGTGTTGCGTTTTCAAGATAAAAACGCCTTAAGTTTGCAAGATAAAAAGAAGATTTTTTCCGTTTTGGATTTGAAAGGGTGGGTCGGAATTTTAGAAGATTTAAAAATGAATTTAAAAGACCCTAATAAGCCTAATTTAGACACACTAGTAGACCAAAGCTCAGGCTCTGTGTGGTTTAACTTTTATGAGCCAGAAAGCAACCGAGTCATCCATGATTTTGGAGTAGAAGTAGGGACTTTTCAGGCAATTACACACACCATTACCTATAAGGATAATAACTCAGGCGGTTTCAATTCGGTAGATAGTGTGGAGCAAACAAGCTTAGAGAAAAATAAAAAAGACGCTATCCATAAAATCCTAAATAGAATGTATGCTGTGGTTATGAAGCGAGTGATTGCAGAACTTACAGAAGACAATATTTCTAAATACAGAAACGCTATTGACAAAATGAAAGGCTTTAAAAAACCTATACCAAAGAGATAG
- the rpmB gene encoding 50S ribosomal protein L28, whose product MARRCALTFKGPMVGNHVSHANNKNKRRLLPNLRSIKIQLDDGTTRRIKVAASTLRTMRKGA is encoded by the coding sequence ATGGCAAGAAGATGTGCTTTAACCTTTAAAGGACCCATGGTAGGCAATCATGTAAGTCATGCAAATAATAAAAATAAGCGTCGTTTACTCCCTAACTTGCGTTCTATTAAAATTCAATTAGATGATGGCACCACCAGACGCATTAAAGTAGCGGCTTCCACTTTAAGAACCATGCGTAAAGGGGCTTAG
- a CDS encoding potassium channel family protein, whose protein sequence is MFKKLKFLKVRKRKKNQPEINLNSEIYKQFKVFRLPLVLIQILVLIGTLGYYALEDYTLMQAFFQTTYTMTATGFGALDENKFGTISIFFTSILMFCGAGIIAFSVAILISVVNKGTLTRLIKEKGMVYKIARLKDHYVICYHNEYTIELSKQFRSAQIPFVVVDNDPNFEEEAIKHKYPYYIIGDPHTNITMLKTHLSSARGVVALSKTLLVNVALMVSVRLFEKELKRKPYYIIASAHSDEGLEKLKKLGADMVVSPTKLMAQRVSAMAVRPDMENILERFINKKDTLLDLEEVIVPKYSWLVLRKLREAHFRDIAKAFVIGIIQKDGKYIPMPDGDTIIASESKLLMIGTSEGVKACKQLIASRQKPKEVDYVSL, encoded by the coding sequence TTGTTTAAGAAATTAAAGTTTTTAAAAGTCAGGAAACGCAAGAAAAATCAGCCAGAAATCAATTTAAATTCAGAAATTTATAAACAATTTAAAGTTTTTAGGCTTCCGCTAGTTCTCATTCAAATACTCGTGCTTATAGGCACTTTGGGATACTACGCCTTAGAGGACTACACGCTCATGCAAGCGTTTTTTCAAACCACTTACACCATGACTGCTACAGGCTTTGGAGCGTTAGATGAAAATAAGTTTGGAACCATAAGCATTTTCTTCACTTCTATTTTGATGTTTTGTGGGGCGGGGATTATTGCTTTTAGTGTGGCTATTTTAATTAGCGTTGTGAATAAGGGCACGCTTACAAGATTGATTAAGGAGAAAGGTATGGTTTATAAAATCGCACGCCTTAAAGACCACTATGTGATTTGCTACCACAATGAATACACGATTGAGTTAAGCAAGCAGTTCCGCTCGGCTCAAATTCCTTTTGTAGTAGTGGATAATGACCCTAATTTTGAAGAAGAAGCTATCAAACACAAATACCCCTACTATATCATAGGCGACCCGCACACCAACATAACCATGCTCAAAACCCATTTAAGCAGCGCTAGGGGGGTAGTAGCCCTGTCTAAAACTTTACTTGTGAATGTGGCATTAATGGTGAGTGTGCGTTTATTTGAAAAAGAATTGAAACGCAAGCCTTACTACATTATTGCGAGTGCCCATAGTGATGAAGGCTTAGAAAAATTAAAAAAATTAGGGGCTGATATGGTGGTTTCACCCACAAAACTTATGGCACAAAGAGTGAGTGCGATGGCGGTGCGTCCAGATATGGAGAATATTTTAGAGCGTTTTATCAACAAAAAAGACACACTCTTAGATTTAGAAGAAGTGATTGTCCCAAAATACAGCTGGCTAGTGCTAAGGAAATTGAGAGAAGCCCATTTTAGGGATATTGCAAAAGCATTTGTGATTGGCATTATCCAAAAGGATGGCAAATACATCCCTATGCCAGATGGAGACACCATCATCGCAAGCGAATCAAAATTACTGATGATTGGCACTTCAGAAGGGGTCAAAGCCTGCAAGCAACTCATTGCTAGTAGACAAAAGCCCAAAGAAGTGGATTATGTCTCATTGTGA
- a CDS encoding RNA recognition motif domain-containing protein has product MKNIYVGNLVYSATNEEVKELFSQFGEVFSVKLISDRETKRPKGFGFVEMQKENANEAIAKLDNTDFMGRIIRVTEANPKKS; this is encoded by the coding sequence TTGAAAAATATTTATGTGGGGAATTTAGTTTATAGTGCGACCAATGAGGAAGTTAAGGAACTTTTTAGTCAGTTTGGCGAGGTTTTTAGCGTCAAGCTCATTTCTGATAGAGAAACCAAAAGACCTAAGGGTTTTGGTTTTGTGGAAATGCAAAAAGAGAATGCGAATGAAGCCATTGCCAAGTTAGATAATACTGACTTTATGGGTAGAATCATTAGGGTAACCGAAGCTAATCCTAAGAAATCTTAG
- a CDS encoding F0F1 ATP synthase subunit A, with protein sequence MEHRLFTFANFFSSNHDFITGFYVVLTAVLTLFISLGASRKMQMVPMGLQNVYETIISAILGVAKDIIGEELARKYFPLAGTIALYVFFSNMIGIIPGFESPTASWSFTLVLALIVFFYYHFEGIRVHGFFRYFAHFAGPVKWLAPFMFPIEIISHLSRIVSLSFRLFGNIKGDDMFLLIMLLLVPWAVPVAPFMVLFFMGILQAFVFMILTYVYLAGAVLVDEGH encoded by the coding sequence ATGGAACATAGATTATTTACTTTTGCTAACTTCTTTAGCTCTAATCATGATTTTATTACCGGATTTTATGTTGTTTTGACAGCGGTTTTAACGCTTTTTATCTCTCTTGGTGCATCACGCAAGATGCAAATGGTGCCTATGGGCTTACAGAATGTATATGAAACGATTATTAGTGCCATTTTGGGTGTAGCTAAGGATATTATAGGCGAAGAATTGGCTCGCAAATATTTTCCCCTAGCTGGCACGATTGCTTTGTATGTCTTCTTTTCTAATATGATAGGCATCATTCCTGGTTTTGAATCGCCTACAGCTAGTTGGAGCTTCACGCTGGTTTTGGCACTTATTGTGTTTTTTTATTATCATTTTGAAGGCATTAGGGTGCATGGATTTTTTAGGTATTTCGCTCATTTTGCAGGACCCGTGAAGTGGCTCGCTCCTTTTATGTTTCCTATTGAGATTATCTCGCATCTCTCTAGGATTGTGTCCTTATCCTTCCGTTTGTTTGGAAATATCAAGGGCGATGACATGTTTTTACTTATCATGCTCTTGCTTGTGCCTTGGGCAGTTCCTGTAGCACCTTTTATGGTTCTTTTTTTCATGGGTATTTTACAAGCTTTCGTTTTTATGATTCTCACTTATGTGTATTTGGCAGGGGCTGTTTTAGTAGATGAGGGGCATTAA
- the guaB gene encoding IMP dehydrogenase, translated as MRILQKALTFEDVLMVPRKSSILPKDVSLKSRLTKNISLNIPFISAAMDTVTEHKTAIAMARLGGIGIVHKNMDIETQTKEIAKVKKSESGVINDPIFIQAHRTLADAKAITDNYKISGVPVVDENGLLIGILTNRDVRFENDLSKKVGDVMTKMPLVTAHVGISLEEARILMHQHKIEKLPIVDKNDVLKGLITIKDIHKRIEYPDANKDDFGRLRVGAAIGAGQLDRAEMLVKAGVDVLVLDSAHGHSMNILHTLEEIKKSLVVDVIVGNVVTKDATSDLISAGADAVKVGIGPGSICTTRIVAGVGMPQVSAIDNCVEVASKFDVPIIADGGIRYSGDVAKALALGASSVMIGSLLAGTEESPGDFMIYQGRQYKSYRGMGSIGAMTKGSSDRYFQEGVASEKLVPEGIEGRVPYRGKVSDMIFQLVGGVRSSMGYQGAKNILELYQNAEFVEITSAGLKESHVHDVDITKEAPNYYG; from the coding sequence ATGAGAATTTTACAAAAGGCTTTGACTTTTGAAGATGTGTTAATGGTGCCTAGAAAATCTAGTATATTACCTAAAGATGTGAGTTTAAAATCTCGCTTAACTAAAAATATTAGTTTGAATATTCCCTTTATTAGTGCAGCTATGGATACGGTTACTGAGCATAAAACAGCCATTGCTATGGCAAGGCTTGGGGGTATTGGTATTGTGCATAAGAACATGGATATTGAAACACAAACAAAAGAAATTGCTAAGGTTAAAAAAAGTGAGAGTGGGGTGATTAATGACCCTATTTTTATCCAAGCACACAGAACTCTAGCGGACGCTAAAGCCATAACGGATAATTACAAGATTTCAGGTGTGCCTGTAGTAGATGAAAATGGTTTGCTAATTGGAATCTTAACCAATAGAGATGTGCGCTTTGAAAACGATTTGAGTAAAAAAGTAGGCGATGTGATGACAAAAATGCCTTTAGTTACCGCTCATGTAGGCATTAGTTTAGAAGAGGCAAGAATTTTAATGCACCAACACAAGATTGAAAAATTGCCTATCGTGGATAAAAATGATGTTTTAAAAGGCTTAATCACGATTAAAGACATTCATAAACGCATTGAATACCCTGATGCCAATAAAGATGATTTTGGAAGATTAAGAGTAGGGGCTGCTATTGGTGCGGGGCAATTAGATAGAGCTGAAATGCTTGTTAAAGCTGGGGTTGATGTGCTTGTTTTAGATAGTGCACATGGACATTCAATGAATATTTTACACACCTTAGAAGAGATTAAAAAAAGTTTGGTTGTAGATGTTATTGTAGGTAATGTGGTAACCAAAGATGCAACAAGTGATTTAATCAGTGCAGGGGCAGATGCAGTGAAAGTGGGTATAGGACCAGGAAGCATTTGCACTACTAGGATTGTGGCGGGAGTGGGAATGCCACAAGTGAGTGCGATTGATAATTGTGTTGAGGTAGCGTCTAAATTTGATGTTCCTATCATTGCAGATGGGGGGATTCGCTATTCAGGTGATGTGGCTAAGGCTCTAGCTTTAGGGGCTTCAAGTGTGATGATAGGCTCTTTACTAGCTGGCACAGAAGAATCTCCAGGCGATTTTATGATTTATCAAGGCCGACAATATAAAAGCTATAGGGGTATGGGTAGTATTGGGGCTATGACTAAGGGGAGCAGTGATAGGTATTTTCAAGAGGGCGTTGCGAGCGAAAAATTAGTGCCAGAAGGCATTGAAGGGCGTGTGCCTTATCGTGGCAAAGTTTCTGATATGATTTTTCAATTGGTTGGAGGTGTGCGTTCTTCTATGGGGTATCAGGGTGCGAAAAATATTTTGGAGTTGTATCAAAACGCTGAATTTGTGGAAATCACAAGTGCTGGTTTGAAAGAAAGCCATGTGCATGATGTGGATATTACCAAAGAAGCCCCTAATTATTATGGGTGA
- the gatA gene encoding Asp-tRNA(Asn)/Glu-tRNA(Gln) amidotransferase subunit GatA → MITLKQALSLSQQELETLKNEIDTKVKASDLNAYIKAPSINGASASGVPILIKDNINVKGWEITCSSRILQGYIAPYNASVIERLHQNNMAGFGLSNMDEFAMGSTTESSCYGITKNPRDKNRVPGGSSGGSAAAVAGGLAIAALGSDTGGSIRQPASYCGCVGLKPTYGRVSRYGLVAYCSSFDQIGPITQTVEDASILFDAISGHDHKDSTSASLEPTQTFKNLSREKRFKIAVLKDHIRDASKEVQLAYENTIKALKEMGHEIIEKDMLDSHYQISIYYIISTAEASSNLARFDGVRYGRRAENVKDLKELYLKSRSEGFGDEVKRRIMLGNFVLSSGYYDAYYLKAQQVRLMIKEQYNKIFEEVDLIFTPVAPTTAPLFNHHASPLDMYLSDIYTIGANLSGLPALSLPVAKDSLGLPIGMQFISKAFDEQSLLDVSYALEQELNLKFD, encoded by the coding sequence ATGATTACTTTAAAACAAGCCCTTTCTTTATCACAACAAGAATTAGAAACGCTTAAAAATGAGATTGATACCAAGGTTAAGGCTTCAGACTTGAACGCTTATATTAAAGCTCCTAGCATTAATGGTGCTAGTGCTAGTGGTGTGCCTATTCTTATTAAAGACAATATTAATGTTAAGGGGTGGGAGATAACTTGCTCAAGCAGGATTTTACAAGGTTATATCGCCCCTTATAACGCTAGTGTAATTGAGAGATTGCACCAAAATAATATGGCAGGATTTGGGCTTTCTAATATGGACGAATTTGCTATGGGAAGCACCACTGAATCTAGTTGCTATGGGATTACCAAAAACCCACGAGATAAAAATAGAGTGCCAGGCGGTAGTAGTGGGGGGAGTGCTGCTGCAGTTGCAGGTGGCTTAGCTATTGCAGCCTTAGGGAGCGATACGGGGGGATCTATTAGACAGCCAGCAAGCTATTGTGGGTGTGTGGGATTAAAACCTACTTATGGAAGAGTGAGCCGTTATGGACTTGTGGCGTATTGCTCTAGTTTTGACCAAATCGGGCCTATCACACAAACCGTAGAAGATGCTTCTATTTTATTTGACGCTATTAGTGGGCATGACCATAAGGATTCTACGAGTGCTTCTTTAGAACCCACTCAAACCTTTAAAAATCTCAGTAGAGAGAAGCGTTTTAAAATCGCTGTGTTAAAAGACCATATTAGAGATGCAAGTAAGGAAGTGCAACTTGCTTATGAAAACACGATTAAAGCTCTAAAAGAAATGGGGCATGAGATTATAGAAAAAGACATGCTAGATTCTCATTATCAAATCTCTATTTATTACATCATTAGCACAGCTGAAGCGAGTTCAAATTTAGCCAGATTTGATGGGGTGCGTTATGGGAGAAGGGCTGAAAATGTGAAAGATTTAAAAGAGCTTTATCTTAAGAGTCGTAGCGAGGGTTTTGGCGATGAAGTGAAACGCCGTATCATGCTAGGAAATTTTGTATTAAGTAGTGGCTATTATGATGCCTATTACTTGAAGGCTCAACAGGTGCGTTTGATGATAAAAGAGCAATACAATAAGATTTTTGAAGAAGTGGATTTGATTTTTACACCCGTTGCCCCAACGACTGCTCCCTTATTTAACCATCATGCAAGCCCATTAGACATGTATTTAAGCGACATTTATACTATAGGGGCAAATCTTAGTGGCTTACCCGCTCTTTCTTTACCTGTAGCTAAAGACTCTTTAGGCTTACCCATAGGAATGCAATTTATTTCTAAGGCTTTTGATGAGCAAAGTCTCTTAGATGTTTCCTATGCCCTAGAGCAAGAATTAAATCTAAAATTTGATTGA
- the coaE gene encoding dephospho-CoA kinase (Dephospho-CoA kinase (CoaE) performs the final step in coenzyme A biosynthesis.): MILKNAIALTGGIGTGKSTTASLLESQGYKVLDADKIAHQLLQEQRLVIAKHFGLDILENDILDRKKLGAIVFSDKTKLEWLEKFLHPLIREMMLKEALLLDTLNKPYFLDIPLFFEVGGKEHYPVSKVVLIYTPRALQIKRILERDKLKEVKILQRLECQMDIEQKRLMSDYVIDNSSSLKDLQHHLECFLKTLL; the protein is encoded by the coding sequence GTATTGGCACAGGTAAAAGCACAACGGCTAGTTTGCTAGAATCGCAAGGTTATAAAGTCCTAGATGCAGATAAAATCGCTCATCAATTGTTGCAAGAGCAGCGCCTAGTAATTGCTAAACATTTTGGATTAGATATTTTAGAAAATGATATTCTTGATAGAAAAAAGCTTGGGGCTATTGTTTTTAGCGATAAGACAAAATTAGAGTGGTTAGAGAAATTCTTGCACCCTTTAATTCGTGAGATGATGTTAAAAGAGGCGCTTTTGTTAGATACGCTTAATAAACCATATTTTTTGGATATTCCCTTATTTTTTGAAGTGGGGGGCAAAGAACACTATCCTGTCAGTAAGGTAGTCTTAATCTATACGCCTAGAGCTTTGCAAATTAAACGCATTTTAGAGCGAGACAAACTCAAAGAAGTTAAAATATTACAACGCCTTGAATGCCAAATGGATATAGAGCAAAAACGCTTGATGAGTGATTATGTCATAGATAATAGCTCTAGTTTAAAAGATTTACAACACCACTTGGAATGTTTTTTAAAAACGCTTCTATAA